A region of the Montipora foliosa isolate CH-2021 chromosome 8, ASM3666993v2, whole genome shotgun sequence genome:
CAAACATTTGCGAATGATCATTTGCGCCTTCTTTGAGTTCCAAGCAGATGTTTGTTAATCGTGTTCGTGGTGGGCCCAGGACCACAGTTTAATTTGATGTAGCTACAATGAGCGTGCAAAATTCTTTGGTGAGTAATGAGAAAGCTGTTGTTAGTTTACTCGTCTGCAGTTTCCACAAATCATATCTCACACGATCTTTTGGTGAGTTAAACGCAATCGACCGCTATCCACCGCATGAAAATAGTAGATTGCCGCATCGCTGTTTCTCATTCATTTTACATCGAAATGTCAACATTCTTGCATATTCTTAAACTACAGAGATTGAGCTTTCGAATGATATGTAAGTTGATCAATGTAATATAAAGACCGTGGTTTGAGAATTGACAAATTGTCCACAGTTAACTCGTGATTACCTCGCGCGGATAAAACTTTTCACAGCTTGCAAGGGCGGCATTCGATTTCCGTTAACTTCTTTCGGTTATAACTTTCGTTCGAAGGAACGAAAAGGCATGAAGGACACATTATTTTAACGGCTTCAATACTTAGTTTACGAATATTACTATATTGTTGGACATTCCCTGCAAAATCAAGAGGTATTTAGCTCTGTGACACATGTCATAACTTTGAGTGTCCTGCACTTGCAGCCTGCAGACTAActctaaatcacagttattgaaagctaaccgttttaaaatggatgcttagacttaaatgctgtttatcagcgctatttgaaatgggtgcttcgACTTAGATACTGTTTATCGgcgctatttgtaggcaatCTGCAGTTGTCATCCCTCACAACTTTCGTAGTTGCCTTCCAAACACAATTCCAAGCTTCATTTTTACTACACACTTGACACTTCGCTACTCTTCGACAATCAATGTTCGAAAGATTTCGACACCGATGCAATGATTTAACACTCGAGTTTTGAATGACTCAAGTATTAAAGTCTTTGCATTTTATTTCGTCGTTTgcagaaattttgaaaaccgTGCGTGTAATTGGAATTAGCACGGTGCAATCTTATACTCAGCTATCAGAATTTTTATCTCCGCTTAGGCAACTGAGATCCCTTGAGAAATAGGCTTATTGTAAAGTTCTTTCTTAGTACTTTAGGCATATGTAACATTTAAACCATTCGAGTTTATTTTTACATATGTACCAAGAACATCGAGAACGCGATGGCTAAGTCAACGATGTATGGCCTCGTTAATTTAGTcccatgttttcttttgtttacaaagttaTTTCGCTTGTAAACTCATTATTTCGACATCATCATCGACTCGTTATTTTCATACATCATTAAAATTGCTTACATTTCTGCTTTGTAATGAGACCAATTTCAACGTTTTCTGATGAATAATTATACAACCTTTTTAACTAATTTTGCAAGCTGTAGCCATGTCACAGGCCGCCCATATATGGGAATCTCGAAAACAAACTGACAAatatatttacacgcaaaatttttcaataaaaaagccgtactttattgtcgtggtgacttCCTTTCTCGcttcttgtgtggttatttgcctgattgaatgcgattcaAGCGACTTCTCAACTTGCCGGTTTGTCACTCGTACACAAATAAAGggaaggctggaaagtaatttctagcttaccttacgtctcgccgataaaatcacacttatccgacatcagtcacgctcaaactccggcgatggccacacggataaatttacttctctttgaccaagtttcaaggtccagtgaatatccattgctgagaaacagcggtaaatattcaaaatttcaaaatcctTCGCGGCTCGCTTGcaacgaatttggacacggctggtcaaaCATTCACTGATTTCTTCTCACCGCATCGGGGctcaccacgacaataaagtacggcttttttattgagaaattttgcgtgtaaatatctttttcagtttgttatgaagattcccatacaaatcctcgtaattttttttcccttcgaGTGTGGGTGTCCTGTGGATATATTTCAACTGCGTACGTAGGATTGACTcggtttcaaaaatttttatctcgCCGTCCATTCATGTTTTCGTTTTCTCCCTGGTCTTACTTTAAAGCTTTTGTTTGCAGTTTACGAAGATATAAGGAACGTTGGGAACACTATGGAACTCAACTCTCTTTTTTTGTAAGTAtctgtatatattttttattcaaaacttCATGTTCAAACCAAACTTGTGTCGTCTTGTTTTCTGACCTTCATAGTTCATGGATTAAGATTGTTCTATTTAAATTTCCTCCTTAAATTttgatttcccgccaaaataCACTTTTGCGCTCAAAATCCCAACCGTCAAAACCGAGCGGAAGGAGCGCACACTACTACTCGTTCCCATTCCTCCTCGCCTCTGGGACCCATACCCCCCATTCTCCCTCTGTATCCCATGAACCCATGGGACCTGACACTCGTAGGGTATAAAAGAGCCAGCGCTCTCGCCCGCAGCCCTCTTCTAATTTTGATCTGGTGGAAGGAAGAGCTCAGTAAGTGTCTTACAGTACTTCGTGACCTTGTACTAGGACTGAGGATCCGTGTAGGAGTTTACTTGGACTAGCTATCCGTGTAGGAGTTCAGTTGGACACTTTTACTTGACTTGAGGATCCATGTAGGAGTTCACTTGGACTGGGTTCCGTGAATGCTTTCACTTGAACACCGTACTTGTACTGAGGTATTTGATCTTTGTTTTGGGGAAGAaaggtagccatcttgatttttgGGGGAGAAATCGAAACCATGTTGTGTTTTGGGCAAGAAAACATAGCCATGTTTGATTTAGGGTGGGAAGGTAGCTATGTTTTGTTTTGAGAAAGAAACATAACGCTGCAGTATTTTGAGAAAGGAATGTAGACATGCTGATTTTTGGAAAGAAACATAGCCATATTGGTTTCTCTATGGCAAGAAGGCTATTCAGATAATATTACAACTTAGATTTGAGTGAATAGTTGGTCAGATAGTACTAGGATGTTATTAGGATACTACCATTAAGCCCTTGAACATTCCCAGGTATCGGGCGGTCATTGTATTAAAATGTCAGCAAAACAGGGGTGGAATAAAATTTATGTCATATTAAGTCATGCATGTCAAATAATCTGTCACGCAGATTGACACGCCATGTCACGCAATCTGACACGCTATGGGCCTAGCCCCCAGCATTTAGAGATTAGGGAAGGGTAGGTCCGAAAGTAAAGATAAATGCAAGACAGCCGACGAAGAATGATCATCTTGCTTAGCGAGAGCCCCACATTTCGTTCGTGCAGTTCTCCTGTATAGGAGATCGGTGAGACGGAGATCGAGTGAGGGGTTGATCTGGATGGTGTCTTGCTCATTTACTCAGGACTGTGAGAGGTTTAGCCCCAGCATGTAGAGACCACGGAGAGAGATAGGCCAAAACCAAAGACACATGCAAAGGCAGCTGACGAAGGATCATCATCTTGCTTAGCAAGAGCCCCACATTTCGTTCGTGCAGTTCTCCTGTATAGGAGATCGGTGAGACGGAGATCGAGTGAGGGGTTGGTCTGGATGTTGTCTTGCTCTTTTGCTCAGGACGAGGGAGGTTCATCTCCAGCTCTTATATACTAGGGAACATTTACGATACCTTTTTTTTATATCCAAGACAGTCGTTCCCATGTTTCGTCGTCTCTAGGACCCATATCCCATTCTCCCTCACGTGTCATGACGAACTCCAATCATACCCTTACGTCGGACACTCCTAGGGTATAAAAGGAATCATCATCAACTGGTCACCTCATTTTACAGTTGAACCTTCTGCGTGAGTGAGCTTCGTGTGCGTTTTACGGTGCTTTTTCACGTTGTACTTGGCTTGAGGATCCTTGAAGGCTTTCATTTGAACGCTGTAATTGAGGTACTGAGGTATGGAGATTTAAAGTAGCCATGATTATTTTGGGGAAGAAAagtagccatcttgatttttgGATAAGGAAACGAAAGCATGTGTTATGGTAAGAAAACGTAGTCATATTTGATTTAGGAAGGGCAGATAAATATGTTTTTGTTGAGAAAGAAACATAACCCTGTTGTGTTTTTGGAAAGCAATGTAAACATGCTGATTTTTGGGGAAGAAAAGTGGTCATATGATTTCTCTATGTGAAGAAGTTTATTCGGATAATGTTACATCTTAGGTTTGAGTGAATAATTAGTCAGATTCTACTTAGATGTTATTAGCACAATATTAAGTTCTCAAACCTTCCCTAAAATTGCGAAATGTTTTGAAGAAATCAAATGAACACAGGCCATGTACCAACTGTCCGCAACATTCTGTTTCCCACAGGGAATACAATGGTTTACTTTCAGACATGCGCTTATGAATAATATTACTTCTTGGTGCTGAGATCGCGGACGGAAAGAGAGGTTCTGTGACCAGACTCTAATCAAAGACAACATCGCATTTCTTTGTCTTTCCAACGGTGCTTGACTCCTTATGCGTACCATCTTGATTGACGGGAGTAAATGACTCTGAAGGGCCCGGTACCCTGGTTTTTATATCCACGCTCCTCGTTCCCATATCTTCTCAGGCATGGAACCCATACTCCCCATCCCCTCTGACTCCCAGCACCCTTTGGGAGCTGCGACTCTGAGAGTATATAAAAAACGCACTCACAGCCCTGCAGCTCACTTGTCCCTTGGAGTTGAGCAACGTCGGAGGGCTCCGCGTCGCTTGAATCAAACCTCAGTGATTTTACAGAGCTGTAGTACTTTTACTGGGATTTTTGGCGGACTTTCTTCATAACACTAATTATTCGGGCGGACTTTACTCATTGCTTTACGTATTCAGGCGCACTTTTTTTATTCCTGTACTTATTTTGGCAGACGATGGACACTCCACCAGGACCGAGTGATGCTGTTCACATGGAGATCGAAGCTCTCATGAACAGTGATGAAGAAGAGAGCTTGGCTAAAAGTCTTGGTCATGCCAAAGAGCAGAATGATGAAGAAATGGACTGGCAGGAGGACGAAATCGATGCCCTCCCGTCCACGATACCAATGGAAGAGGAGGAGGTTCCTCAACAATTTGGTGGAGGCGGAAATTTTCGTTTCGTGCTGGAACCTCTTGTGGAGCACAGATCCACTACCATGGGTGTCCGTGAAGGCATCTTACGAACGTGTTCGGAGCAACAATGGCGTTTCAACATTAATACAGCGCTTGCTCAAGGACTGAGTGATACGGTAGAAATACCGACATCCACGATCCCGACATCCACGATTCAGATTGCGTGTACATGCGTATTCACGCACCACGCGGGGCTCGTCACTAACGGTAGCCAACTAGCCAcaggctagtgaaatttcagttttggctagtagatagtttttacaaatgaatgaaactgcGCATGACGAAACTGGCTTGtgcaaatttagatttggctAGCGAAATCAGACCTTATGCTAGCCATTAGGCTAGTGAGCAAAAAagttagtctcgagccctgCATTGCTCTTCAAAACTGCCATCTAGAAAAGCTTCACTGTTATTGTAATTATTGAAAGTCTAACAACTCCTGGTTTGGTTTCTTATTAGTTGTCTACTATTGAAATTTCTAGGCCAATATTTCCAGGCTGTGTGTACGAGTTATCGCAACAGCTAAAGGCCTCACAAAAAGGGAACTTTAAGGCCACCTTACCACACAAAATCTGAGACTGTGTCTATGGGAAATGGATCTCATTTACAGCAAAGCCTTTCACAGGGGCAGTTGAAATATTACCATGATGCAGAACAACTCAATGGATGCTGTTTGAAAGAGCTTGAGTGCAAAGGTGGCTTCTTCACTTGGACTTCTTAGTTTAGGACAAACTGTTGCCACAAACATGCGGGGATGGCCTGTGAGCAAGTTCTTTATTTTGTGACTTGCCACCCACAAGAAATGACTAAAGGGAGAAGCCATAGAAAAGGGCCACTATGTCTCACTAAAGTGTGAGACATGGCAGTCCAAAAACACATCTGGCACAACTGTGGGGTTCAGCATACAGCCCTTCTTTGAATATGGAGACAATGAGAGTGAACGAGTCAACTCAATCACAATGATAATGgatggaaccaaaaggtcgagacatcagaaagcaaatcgttatctttaaggaagttacgacattttttaatttcgaagacatgtttcgatgttacaaacatcatcgtcagttacaaattatttgaaaaaccgttaggactatataacaacttgGCGAAACGCATAATAAAATATGAttgtaaatcgttattgtcatgatcttgacatcaaattagtgtttaccacgtttaaattaagaaatcttttttcagtgaaggattctgtccccagagaacttcgttcacgtgtgatttataaatttacttgtgcttgctgtaatgcttgctatattggcgaaactggtcgtcatttttccacacgcgtccgtgaacatctctcttcagacaagtcctcacacatcttcaaacatttactaagttcagaacgttgtcgtcaatcttgctctgcggattgttttgaaatccttgattccgcccctactaaattccaacttaaactcaaggaggctatgcatataaattgggaaaagcctaatttaaaccaacaagttcatcacgtcaacctgacacttacgctttaagctctacattctttctaacactctgtaactcactcaaatatgtatttcttgtcacttaatcatatttaattatgcatgtttcgccaagttgttatatagtcctaacggtttttcaaatttttgtaactgacgatgatgtttgtaacatcgaaacatgtcttcgaaattaaaaaatgtcgtaactttcttaaagacaCACAATGATACTTTTTATAGTACATTTTATGACCATTTTTTGCCAAGATTATTCTTAACCTGTATTTTTGGGAAATAACCACTCATTGTTCAGTTTTTGGAACTTTgtacaaaaaagaaatacatAATATTGTATGTTTTCTGCATTGTaacattaatatttatttactgttgTGATTGATGAAATCAATCACTTTTAAAATAATGCATTGGACTGAACTTGCAAGTGTTGTTAAATTTGTATTTAATTCATTGCTTGtcataataaataacaaaaaatgtaCACTGCTGACTACAGTAACTAAATAATTCTTGTTTCCAGAGAGTTGAAAATACAGCTCACATATCAGGTTGGGTCATTTCAATACTAAAATAACTCTAAAGGCACTGTTACACTGCGTAatatttcgtgcaacttgtctcgcaatgttttggcgacattgtggcgggacaagttgcgtGCAACATTTcactgcaacggccaaaatcgtcgcgagacaagttgcaagagccgttgccgaaagtagaattaagttctacttttcgagcaacttgtctcgcaaggattttggccgttgtaggatgttacactgtaaaatgtttcgtgcaacttgccccaccaatgtcgccaaaacattgggGAGACAAGTTGCACCAAACATTTCAGTGTAACAGCCCCTCAAGTCTTTATACTAGGCTGCAACTAGGCTTAGATTAGCTTAGTGAAAGGTTACAGTTGTTTTAGTAATATTTGATGTGAcctgattttttttcctcagcctgtttttttgttttagaatgCACAATTGGGGCGCTGGGCCTTGactagatttttttaaaaaaaccctcCACTTTAAAAGAAGACAAGGACTTGTACATTACACCGTTCTAAGAAAGATTGCAAGATAATAATgagccctttgcaggatagtgatcatatggtacaaatccgccatactgggacgcaattgcctactgggacatctaaaacaaagctagttaacctaaattttctttgttttagatgtccaaGTGGgaaatttgcgtcccagtatgacggatttgtaccatgtgatcactatcctgcaaagggcccatttatttatattttgatACCAAGAATAAAGAGATGCATGTGTATCACTTCTTTTTCCAAATAACCTTCCACCATTTTGAGCTATGATAATAAAATTTAAGTATAAAACATTGCGATAGGACAAAAGTTAAAACCATCACGGTTAAAAACTCTAAAAAACTGttacaaacttttgaaaactttaaaaagcgacgtttcgacgtttacTCAACGTCATTTTCAAGTCAAAATGAATAAGAGAAAGTTACTCgaatataaatatacaaaacaaatcCTTAGAGAATAAATCAAAAATATGCAAAATATTTGCACGCAGTGTCACGTAAACAATTTAGCACGAACGGAGTCCTTCTGGGTATTTAGCCCAGGTTTTAGCTCCTTAATAAACAACATCTCAAATATTAAGCAGTCAAACTTCGATCTACATTTTCTCAAAACAGAGAATTGTTTGTCCTTCAAATCGGACTTCGATAGGCCATGGTCTTCCAATTGCAGAATGTTCATGCTCGCCAATGCGTTGGTGCAAGTGTCGGCTTGTGTACCCGACATAATCTGTGTCGCACAGATCAcattgaaattaaatttataGATCACGCACTGATTGTTTACAATTTACAATTGGGGGCTTTTTCTCTTTCGGGGAGAGGACTTGGCTGATCTTCTTAGAGTGAAAGACAGGCTTGAATTGCACTCCAATTTTTGCGCTCAGATTTTGCATTTCTCTTTTCACTGAGTTAGCTGATTTCTGATCTTTGAAAGGTAGTGGTACCACGATATTAGAGGTGCCATCACTTGTTTCATCAGGCGCACTAATATTGTCAATATTGTGCAGAAATTCGTTAATCAAAGAATTGATCAAATTTACAGGATAATCCAGGTTTAGAAAGGAAGTTCGAAGCTTGTCGCATTCCTCAGAAAACGCGTTAGGAGTCGATGACAGGCGATAAGCGCGGTTGATCATTGTGGAAAGTAAACACCTTTTGTATCGTTTGTCCACATGACTGTGATAGTGAAGGAACAGGCCCGTGTTTGTGGACTTTCCCTGTACCGATGTTTCAAGTCTGTTTCCACATTTAGTAATGTTCATGCCCACAAAAGAAATAGTGCCCTGCTCGGCTATTTCCATAGTAAAGTTCAAGTTCTCGTGGCAGGAGTTCAGTTTATCAAGGAAAGCGTTGGCTTTGTTGAGGTCTGGCATGATTGTGAAAGTATCATCCACGTACCGTTTATGAAAAGAGGGGAGCTCGTTTCTCTCTTCTAATTTTTCTTCTATAGAGCACATGAAGGTGTTGGCTAATAGTGGCCCAAGTGGAGAGCCCATGGCAACGCCCTCCACTTGTTGGTAAATTATACCATCGAGTTGAAAGAGCTGGTTTGTTGTTGCAAGTTTGAGTAATTCCATAAGTTGGTCTTTGGTGAGGTTTAGATTGTAGGTGTTATTAAACCAGTTTCCAGCAAAAGCTTTATCAGAAAGTATTCCGATGGTTTCGTGGGCAGGAACATTGGCAAAAAAGAGCTGTCACGTCGTATGATAAGAGTATGTGGTCAGCATCAACAGGGATGTTCCTGATATCTTCGGAGAATTGAAAGATATCACTGATCGTGTAAGTATTGGTTGACAGAGGCTTTAATTTCTCTTCCAGCCATTTTGCGAGTGGGTAATTGCATGTATTAGTCGCCGATAAAATTGGTCTCATAGACAGTTTTGGCTTGTGAGTCTTAGGTAAACCATACAAATGAGCAAGTCTTGACCCTTTAGGGCAGAGAGAATCAGCGATTGGTTTTGGCAGGATGTTGTGTACCTTGGTGTAAAGTTCATTCTCCTTTTCCAGCGGAGGATGATAGTGCTTGGGCGGTCTTCCACGGGTTTTTGGATGTTCGTTGCTGCATTCAATAAACTTGGTGGAATCACGAATAGAAGCATCGCATAGTAGTCGCAGGTAATCGGTCTTATCCATTACTAAAACGCCAGACCCTTTCAGTGTCAGGTTTGGTGATGATTATGTCCTCCCGGCGTTTGAGGTTGTTAATTGCTTGCAATAAGGCTTTAGGTGGCTTAGGATCACGACTTGCGATATAATTTAAAGGAATGGATCTCAAGGTGGCGCAAGGAAGGTCTTTCTTGGAGTCAGATAAAAGCAATGGTTCCAATTTCCAATAGGCCTTTTCGAAGCTTGCTTGAATATCTCGAGGAGATGTTGGCTGAGGTATTGCGAATTGTAGTCCTCTGCAGAGGACAAGTTTCTCGAAGAACGACAGATGGTGGGACGATAAGTTGTTGATGTGTTTACCAATGTCCACTTTCTTGTCGATCAATCGGATCAGTTTTTTCGCATGAACCTTCATTAAGGATTGATACTGATTCTTTTGCAAGGTTGACAACGTTCGTATTATGGCAACACGGCGGATGGTTGAGCAATTTAAGCGAATTGCATCGTGGATGTTACGAAGTTCTTCTCGTATGATCTGTGGAGACTATTCCTCAACAATAGTTTCCCTATTTATTAGTCCATGCCAATCCTAATGATATACCAGCATGCTGCGggagctgatttttgttttgtgagccTGTTCGTGATTTTGCTTGACAAACTTCCAACTGCGAATTGATTTGTGCTTACTGTAATGACAGTGTTCTCATCAAATGGTGAGTAAAAACTCGCTTTCCGTcagttgtttatttcagagtGTAACTCGCGGTTTATTTGTAGGTTTTTacggggttttgctaaaagcaggcccgcggcccaccaCGGCCCATCGGCCCGACGGCCCGGtagcccagtcctgattttccacagtttttttgtcccgcggtaaatccacgcgcgtGCACAgctctgcatcgggtttgggcgtgcaaaatggacgacggtgaatttgaattcgtttaccattttaatcatcaTCCTCCAGAGAATGACAACGTTTTTCACTTggcaacatgcaacgaaagaaaggatcgaaaaggattgaaatgattcttaaaatggtaaacgaattcaaactgacCGTCTTTCGTTtgcgcccaaacccgatgcaaatcTGTGCATGcacgtggatttaccgctgaacaacaaaactgtgtgggccTCCGGGCCACCGGGCTGCCGGGCCGTCGCGGCCGTGGGCagcgggccgctgggccttcgggccgccgggcTGCTGGGCCGTGGGCCTGCTTTTAGTTACAGCGTCTTCTTGTCGCTTGTTATACCAGATGAgaacaaacaattgcaagtgctgtgaaaattgGGTGTGTCAATAAATCTACTGTGGTGTTCAAGATAGCTTCGAGCGTGTACTTATTTCCCAAACATGATCTTTAGTTGAGCCCGGGAGTTGAGCCTGCTTTGATTTCAACTCTTCGTTGACAGCTTACTTTTGGAAATCAGTGCGTGGtctataaatttcaatgtgatCTGTGCGACACAGATTATATCGGGTACACAACCCGACACTTGCACCAACGCATTGGCGAGCATAAACATTCTGCAATTGGAAGACCATGGCCTATCGAAGTCCGATTTGAAGGACAAACAATTCTCTGTTTTGAGAAAATGTAGATCGAAGTTTGACTGCTTAATATTTGAGATGTTGTTTATTGAGGAGCTAAAACCTGGGCTAAATACCCAGAAGGACTCCGTTCGTGCTAAATTGTTTACGTGACACTGCGTGCAAATATTTTGCATATTTGTGATTTTATTCTCTAAGgatttgttttgtatatttatattcaAGTAACTTTCTCTTATTCGTTTTGACCAGAAAATGACGTTGAgtaaacgtcgaaacgtcgctttttaaagttttcaaaagtttgtaaCAGTTTCTTAGAGTTTTTAACCGTGATGGTTTTAACTTTTGTCCTATCGCAATGTTTTATAGTTAAGTTATTAACAAAACCTATTCTTTTACGATAATAAATTTGAACAAGATACAGTACTTCTGCGAACTTTGCCTCGTTTTTGAGATCCTCAACTTCAATTCAGTAGTCATGGAAAATATGTACTGAGGTTGGCTCTTTTGTGGGGGTTAACATGGTACAATCAATGGATTAAAGATGAAGGGGAGAGGGGCTTATTCTGATTACCAGTATTAGCATACGACTTTCTTTACAACAATATTGACCAGGATGCAAAAATGGCAGCCAGTTCATCATTCTTTTCTCCCTATGCTAATATTATTACTAGTCCATTGGCTTGTCTAAAATTATAGGAAAAAAGATATTGCTGGTGAAGCGATGTCAGAGAGGCTTACAAGCACAAAGATAAAAAAAGTAATTTGTATTACCAGGTaatcatttttgcatttgtttttctaTGCAATAAACttttgtaaggctgtaagatgtGCTCCTAAAGA
Encoded here:
- the LOC138012417 gene encoding uncharacterized protein → MLSLEHRTCTETMDTPPGPSDAVHMEIEALMNSDEEESLAKSLGHAKEQNDEEMDWQEDEIDALPSTIPMEEEEVPQQFGGGGNFRFVLEPLVEHRSTTMGVREGILRTCSEQQWRFNINTALAQGLSDTVEIPTSTIPTSTIQIACTCVFTHHAGLVTNGSQLATG